A region of the Patescibacteria group bacterium genome:
GGCCTGTCTTTGGAAAGTTCCAGCATTCGGGTGCCTTTGCCAGCAGCTGGGATGACGACTTTTTTGATGAACATAAGTAATTGAGTAACTGAGTAATTAAGTAATTAAGCCTGCCTGCTCATTCGAGTCTGAGCCTGTGGACTCGTCCCTCAGAGTTGAAGACCGACAGGCAGGTAACTGAGAATTATCAGTTTTATTGTTCTGTTTTATTTTCTTGTTTTGCCCTGTTGCTTTCACATTGCGGGCAAAGCTTCTTGGCTTTAGCCCGTTTCTCCAATTCTTTAACAGAAATTTTTCCGTTATCTTTAGTCATAAAGTTAAAATCAGGCTCTTTATTCGGCACATAAATAGAAAAATTTTCACTGCACCCCTCGCAGATTTTTTTAAAAACCCTATAGTCTCCGCCTTTGTCCAATTTATATTCTTTCTTTTCCGGAAGTGCCGGCTGTGAATTTTCCTTGCTTTCAAAATTCATAATTTTTATATTTTAAAATATTTTGCAATTTTATAAAGCTTATACCATTTTGGCTGAAAAATCAAATCATAACAATTTGGATAGGTTATTTCTTGGCCGGTTTTTTCTGACACAAAGCCGCGCTTGAAACGGGTGATTCCTTGCCATGAGGGGTTGAACCACGTCTCCCTGAAGGCGAGATTCGCGAATCTCGCCTTCAGGTTTGACAAATTTTTATCGGACGGATTTATTCCCCAGAAATCATACCATTTGTAATTTTGTGATTTAGCGTATTTTATAATCTCCCATTGCAACAGATATGGTGCCATGATGTTGCGATTTTCGTTTGAAGAAGCGCCGTGGGTGTAGGTGGCGGTGTCGCCGAAGAGGATAACGATGTTCGTTGATAACGGTTTATCTTTGTAATAGGCGGTGAAGAGTTTGAGACGACATTGATAATTGATAATTGATAATTGATAATTGCCGAGAATATTATACATCTTTTGATAATACTTATCTGGGTGGGATTTGAATTTGTCGCGTTTGGAAGTTTCGCGGTTGAGTTTGAAAAATTCGTTAATGTTGTTGGATTCTTTTACTGTGACTCCGCGTTTTTCTGCAAGACGAATATTGTAGCGGGTTTTTTGGCGCAGGGACGATAATATTTCTTGCTCTGAATGAGTTAAATCTAAATATAAGGTTGTTTGGGGTTGGATTGGTTTAGCGATTGATAATTGATAACCTTGCCTACCGGCAGGCAGGTTGATAATTGATAATTGATTAACGGGTTCTATTTTAAGAAAAATTGAATTTTCTTGTTTTGCTATTTTTTCTAATTCCCTGATGACTGATTCCTCATGACTCATGACTACGCGTGGCATATATAAATAGCTTTTCCCTAGCGGCAAATCGTGTTTGATGACTTGCGCTGTGTCAATTAATTTTCCGTCTTGCTCAGTTCCTAATCGCCACACTTTCCGCCCCATAGATTTTTGAAATTCTCCCCATTCGTATGATTGTAAAAACTGACTCTTTTGGAGAGAGCCGATATGAGAATTCCATTGGGTTTTGTCTGAAATTTCAGATATTTGCATTGACTTGACAAGATATTTATTTGAATATATTATTATCGAAATGATGACGTCCATGGAAACATCCTTAAATCCTATAGAGAAAGGACTGAGAGATGGAAAAACATTCATACGATGAGTGGAGACGAAGAGACGAAAAACTGCTGGCACTTATCACTGGAATACGTGAAGAAGCGAGAAAACGAGATAAGGAGTGGACAAACATAGGAGTAACCTTGAAGCCCATTGATTATTCGCAACTTGGTGGGGGTATCCGACTCCCCGCTTACTTCCTTGATGGCGAGTGGACCGAGTTGCCGCCAGGAGAGGAAGTGCCACCGGAGATAAAAGCGAGGATTCTACTAAGGTTATGGAGGGATGGATATGTCGCTGCTGTCTCTTTGCCACAAAAATGGCCTACGACCATGAACGGGGCTACGGATATTTACAGGGTTATTGATGTCTTTGAGGAGAATGGAATGGTGGTTCTACTCAACCTCAACCAAAAAGAGGCGGAACCAATTACTGTAGAGATTTCCACGGTAGGGTCAATTTCACGAGTTGTTATCCCCTGAACAACTCACTGGAAATAAATTGGGGGGGGCGAGGGAGACATCAATGGTTATTGGTTCTCAAGAAAGCCGAGGCAGGTAGTTTGATTCTATCACGCCTCGGTTATTTTTTTCCTAAAATTTTTAATGCTTGTCTAAGACGATCTTCAACTGATCCTTCTCCTGATTGACGGAGGGATTCGACTGCTTGCTGGCGGGAATAGCCCAGGCCGATTAGGGCGTCAATAGCATCGGCATCAGACGGGGCAAGATTGCCGTATTCTTGGCCTGAAATTTTTATTTCGCCTATTTTATTGCGTAATTCAACGATAATGCGGTCAGCGGTTTTTTTGCCGATCCCGGAGACGCGAGTAAGAAGAGCGGGGTCGCCATTTGCTATGGCTTGTTTAATTTCCATAGCTTTGGCAATGGTGAAAACTCCCAGGGCTGATTTGGGGCCGATGCCGGAAACAGAGATGAGCTTGGTGAAGAGCTCTAGTTCTTCAATATTTTCAAAGCCGTAAAGTTCAAGCGCATCCTCGCGGACGTTAAGATGGGTATAAAGCTCCACTTCTTGGCCAATAACAGTTTTGTCTAAAATGCGAAGCGTGGCATAGACACGATAGCCAATGCCGCCCACATTAACACAAAGGGATTTTAGGTCTTTTGATTGAATTTTGCCTGAGAGGTAGGATATCATTGTTTCGGTAAGTTGAATTTAGGTAATGTGAACAATTATGTAAGTTGATTTGAAGACGAGTTAATAAAGTTAATAGGTGGTTAATAGGGTTAATAATTTTTGTCTTGGATAGTTTTATTTAACCATATTTTTGGGGAAAAGAAAAGGCCGGAGTTTTACCTCGCGGCCTTAAATTAGAAATAGAGAAGGGTTATAATCGGGCTATTTTGCCGTTGATAAACACCTCGTTGACTTGCCCTTTGGGCACGACGATAAGCCCCTCCTTCATCCCTGTTATACAACAAGTATATTTACCTGGGCATTCCAGATCCTCCTCCTCCAATAATCTGCGGATGCACTCTAAATCTCCAACAACATAACCGCAATCACCCTTGGGTTTTTCACTTTTCGACATTTCTTCCCTCCTTTGGTTTAGAGTTTCCTTCTGATAATCGCCATTTTTGGAAATGTTATATTTGACTCTATCATAACTTTTTGATTTCGTCCACCATGAGCTTCTTGGATTTCTTTGCCTTGTGAATTCCACATTTTTTTGAGAATCATTTTTACAACCTTGCCTTTTGGCGGGATAAATTCTATTTTGTCGTTAATGCAAAGGGTGTTGTGGACGAGAATATTGGTTTTAAATGAAGGCAAACGTTTGCTCCCCTTCTTATTTATTGGTAAGGAATCAATAACCTCCCCGGCAAATTCCCAATTTATTTTCTCGTGTGAACGTTCATCGTTTTGCTCAACTCTTTCGCGACCAAATAAAAATCCATAAGAGTAACCGCGTGTTTGGAGTTTGTTCAAATCTTTCATGGCCTGAGCAGGTGATTCGAGCCTGTCAAGAACACGGCGATAAGCGCGAGTGACAGTGCTAAGATAATAAATTGATTTTGTGCGGCCTTCAATTTTAAAACTGTAAACACCGGCCTTTTTGAGTTGATCGAGATGTTTTATTAAGCATAAATCGCGTGAATTTAAAACATAACTTCCCTCTTCTCCCTGTTTAACCATCATTTCAATGTCTGGGTGTCCTTTCTCAGAGAGAATAAATTCGTCGTTTGTTTTTATGTTTTTATGTTTTAATGTTTTAATGTCGTATGACCAACGGCATGGATGGGAGCAATCGCCAAGATTAGCTTCGCGGTTGTTTATCCATTTTGAGAGCAGACAGCGGCCGGAATAGCTCATGCACATAGCGCCATGGACAAAACATTCAAGTTCTAGTTTTGGAACGCGCTTGTGGATTTCCGTGATTTCTTTGAGCGTTAGTTCGCGAGCTAAGATGATTCTTTTAACGCCTTGCTCATACCAGAATTTTGCGCTTTGCCAATTTGTAACATTGGCTTGGGTTGATAAAATTATTTTGATTTTGGGAAAGTGTTTTTTGACATAAGTGAGAATTCCAGGGTCAGAAATAATAAGAGCGTCTGGCCTAAAACTTGATGCTTGATGATTGAGTTGCTTGAGGTGAGATGGGAGTTTTTTAAGATGATGATTGTGCGCGAATATGTTGAGAGTGATGTAGACCTTGACTCCGCGTGCGTGTGCATATTCAATGCCTTGTTTTATTTTGGCTGAAGTGAATTCATTGATTCTGGCGCGCAAACTAAAACCAGGCGCTCCGAGATAAACAGCGTCGGCGCCGAAAGCAATGGCGTATTTGAGTTTTTTTAGATTGCCGGCGGGGGCGAGGAGTTCAGGAGTCATGGGATTATTTATTACCACACTTTCGTAGAACTTGAATCGCATTGAAAGTTAGTGTGCTTGGCTGCAAGTTAATAAATCGTTAATAATGTTAATGGTTCGACTGGCTCACCATAGGTAAAAGTTAATAACCCTTGTGGTTAATTTAACACAAACTTTGGAAAAGAAAAAGGCTTTGGGTTTTTGTCAGAGATGTGATTTTATGCTAATGTGAAAATGACCACAAAGGCACAAAATGCCACAAATACACCCCTCGACAAGCTCGGGGCAGGCAACTTACCACAAATTTTGTGGCCTTTTGTGAATTTGTGGTAAAAAATTTATGAAATTCAAACTCCAATCCAAATTCAAACCCACGGGCGATCAGCCGCAGGCGATAAAAAAATTGACACAAGGACTTCAAAAAGGATACAGAGACCAAACGCTTTTGGGCGTGACCGGAAGCGGGAAAACTTTTACCATGGCTAATGTGATTCAAAATATCCAAAAACCAACTTTGGTAATCTCTCATAATAAAACCTTGGCGGCGCAATTGGCGAGCGAGTTTCAGGAATTTTTTCCAGAAAACGCGGTGCATTATTTTGTGTCATACTATGATTACTATCAACCCGAGGCCTATATTCCCAGAAGCGATACTTATATTGCAAAAGATTCTTCAATAAACGAAGAAATTGACCGCTTGCGGCACGCGGCAACGCAGTCGCTTTTGACTAGGAGCGATGTGATTGTTGTGGCTTCGGTTTCTTGCATTTACGGGCTTGGCTCGCCAGAACATTATGAAGGGATTAGCTTGAGTTTGCGACAAGGACAAAAAATTAAACGAGATGATGTTTTGCGGGAGTTGACTGAAATGTATTATAAAAGAAATGATATTGGTTTTAATCGCGGGACTTTTCGAGTTCGCGGAGATGTTCTTGATATTTATCCGTCTAATGCAATTGGGGAATATGTGAGATTAGAGCTCTTTGGGGATCGAATTGACAGAATAAAATACCTTGACGAGCTGACTTTAAAAGAGACTAAGAAACTAGTAACTAGCAACAAGAAACAAGGGACGACGGTGACTGTTTTCCCGGCGAGTCATTTTGTAACTTATAAAGACGAATTTAAAAAAATTGCGCAGGAAATTCAAGAAGAGCTTAAAGATAGAATTAAATATTTTAAAAAGAATAATAAACTTTTAGAAGCGCAAAGAATTGAACAAAGAACAAAATTTGATTTGGAGATGATGAAAGAGACCGGATATTGCGCGGGGATTGAAAATTACTCGCGATATCTGGATGGCCGACAGCCTGGTCAGCCGCCGTTTGTTTTGCTTGATTATTTTATCCACGCTCATGATGACTTCCTGATCTTTATTGACGAAAGCCATATGACAGTGCCGCAGATCGGGGGGATGCATGCCGGAGACCGAGCCAGGAAAACAGTTTTGATTGATTATGGATTTCGGTTGCCAAGCGCGCTTGATAATAGACCGCTAAATTTTAGCGAATTTGACAAACGGATTAAACAAGTAATATACGTATCAGCTACGCCGCGGGAATATGAAATTACACAGTCCAAACAAACAGTGGAACAACTTATTCGACCGACTGGTTTGATTGACCCAACTATTGAAGTTAAACCAATAAAGAATCAAATTGACGATTTAATGGAGCAAATTAGACAACGGGTTGCCAAAAAACAGCGAGTGTTAGTGACGACTTTGACCAAAAGATTAGCCGAAGATTTGAGCGAGTATCTGCGGGAAGCGGGAATTAAAGTCCAATACTTGCACAGCGAAATTGGAACTTTTGAACGTTTGGATATTTTGCGGGACTTACGTTTGGGAAAATATGATGTGGTGGTGGGAATTAATCTTTTGCGCGAAGGTTTGGATTTGCCGGAAGTTTCTTTGATCGTGATTTTGGACGCGGATAAAGAGGGCTTTTTGCGCAATGACATTTCTTTAATTCAAACAATGGGCCGGGCGGCGCGTCATCAAGACGGGCATGTGATTATGTATGCGGACAGGATGACTGGGTCAATGAAAACGGCAATGCAAGAAACCAATAGACGGCGTCGAACTCAAGAAAAATATAATCAGAAGCATGGGATTGTGCCGGCCACCATACAAAAGGAAATCAAAAAAGAGCGGTTTGCGCCGGAGCGAGCGCTTCCTCTCGACTCGCTACGTTCGCTCGAGATCTCGGCTTCACCTCGAGAATTAGTTGAATTGATTAAAGATTTAGAAGACCAGATGGAATTGGCTGCCAAGAATTTGGAGTTTGAGAGAGCGGCGGTGATTAGAGACGAGATTGGAGTGTTGAAGAAAGTAATTAAGTAATTTAGTAACTGAGTAATAAAGTATAAAGTTAATAAGATGGTTAATAATGTTAATAAATTCGGTTTTCTCTTAATCAATAAACCCCCTGGCCCGACTTCACATGATATTATTGACGAACTTCGGGAAATAACCAACATCAGAAAAATCGGGCATGCCGGGACATTGGATCCGTTTGCGAGCGGTCTTTTGATTGTGGCTGTCGGCAGAGAAGCAACGCGTCAAATTTCTGAATTTGTAAAATTGGACAAAAAATACGTTGCGAGGTTGCGATTGGGATATGTATCTGACACCTATGACAGGACAGGAGTGATTAAGGACATTGTTAATAGAGTTAATAAAATGGTTAATAAAGTTAATAATTTAAAACATCCCAAATTATCGGAAATAAAAAGTGCTTTGCAAGGTTTTCTTGGTGAACAATTACAGGTGCCGCCGATGTTTTCGGCAAAGAAAGTGAAAGGTAAAAAATTGTATGAGCTGGCGCGAGCTGGCAAAGAAGTTGAACGGGAGCCGGTGAAGATTAATATTTATGAATTAAGTCTGATTAAGTATGATTATCCATATTTGACTATTGATGCCCACTGTTCGTCCGGAACCTATATCCGAACCATAGCCCATGATATTGGGCAAAGGTTAGGCATTGGGGCTTATCTTAAGGAACTCAAAAGGACGCAAATTGGGGAGTATGAATTGAGAAATGCGGTTGAGCTGAAAGGCCTGACTAAAGAAAATTTTTCTCAGTTTTTGTTTCTATTGTAAAAGGTTTCCCCCAGTTGATAGTGACGAATGACTAGTTGCTAATTCATTGTGGATAACTTTGTGGATAACTTTCCTAATCTTAGCACAAAATTGAGATAAAACTGAACAACCTTGGCTAATATTAGCTAAACAATAATATATCTAAATTTTTCAATATTTGCTTGACAAAATTTTTATTAGTTGCTAATATTAGAACAACTATACCCGTTGAAGTTAACAGACTTTACTGTTCAGTCTCATTTTGTCAAACACATGCAACGGGTCTTAAACTAAGGCATCTATATAATGAGCGGTTTTAAGCTCAGGTAATTTTAGAAAAAACCTCAAAAAGGGGAGTTTTTGTGCTCGCCTCTATTTTTGTGTCTAAATACTCTATGTCCTCTAATAACAAGACAATTGAGCGCAAGGTTTTTACCAAAAATCGCGATGCATTGCCGTTGCCGGATTTGATTGAGGTCCAAAAAGACGCCTATAAATGGTTTTTTGATCAAGGATTAAAAGAGCTTTTTGAAGAAATTAACCCGATTAAAGATTTTATCGGCCGCGATTTGGAACTATATTTTCTGGATTATTTCTTGGACGAGCCGAAATTTGATGAAAGAACGGCCAAAGACAGAAACGTTACTTATGAAGCGTCTTTGCGGGTGATGACCAAATTGGTTAACAAGCGGAGCGGCGAAATTAAAGAGCAAGAAATTTATTTGGGTGATTTTCCTTTGATGACTAAAAGGGGTACTTTTATTATTAATGGCGTTGAAAGAGTAGTTGTCTCCCAGTTGATTCGTTCGCCGGGAGTTTTTTTCACCGGGGAAATTGTTCGCGGCAGGCGCCTTTATGGGGCTAAGATAATTCCGAATCGAGGGGCCTGGCTAGAGTTTGAGACCGATGCCAATAATGTTATTTGGGTCAGAATTGATCGTAAACGAAAAATAGCTGTTACTTCTTTGTTGCGCGCTTTTGGTTATGCGAGCGACGAAGAGATATTAAACCTTTTCTCCAGCATTACGCGTCCTAATTCTGCTTCACATCAAGAGGGCGAAGAGACCGAGAATAAAGAAAAAGTTTTTTCCGGTGATGATTTCATCACTGCCACCATAGAAAAAGATTTGACTAAAAACAAGGAGGAGGGTTTGATTGAAGTTTACCGGCGGATCAGGCCCGGCGACCTGGCCACGGCTGATAATGCCAAACAGTTGATTTATGCGATGTTTTTTAATTTCAATCGCTATGATTTTGGTCGAGTAGGACGTTATAAGATTAACCAACGGTTTGGCTTTGATATAGAAAACAACAAGGAAACACGCATCTTGCGCCGTGAGGATTTAACAGCGGTTATCAAAGAGATTATCCGTTTGAACATCACCCAAGAAGAGCCGGACGATATTGATCACCTTGGTAATAGGCGCGTGCGGGCGAATGGCGAATTGGTTCAAAACAAACTGCGGGTTGGACTGGCGCGGATGGAAAGGATTATTAAAGACCGAATGAGCACTCTTGACGTAACCACGATTACGCCCAACCAATTAGTTAATGCCCGGCCTGTGATTGGGGTGGTGCGTGAATTTTTTATGTCTTCACAGCTCTCACAATTTTTAGATCAAACTAATCCTTTAGCCGAGCTAGAGCACAAGCGCCGTTTAAGTGTTATGGGTCCTGGAGGCTTATCGCGCGAACGAGCCGGGTTTGAGGTGCGCGATGTCCACAGAACTCATTATGGCCGGATTTGTCCAATTGCCACCCCCGAAGGTCCAAACATTGGTTTGGTTGGACACCTGTCTTCTTATGCTCGGCTTAACGAATACGGCTTTTTGGAAACCCCTTATCGCCGGGTAGTTAAACGGGTACCGAACAAATCACAAAACGTTCAAGGCAAGATTGCCAGAGGCGATATCAAAGATCAAAATGATGGTATTATTGTAAAATCTGGAGAAAGAATTACTGCGGAACAATCTAAAGCCATTAGCTCGCAAGGCCGTAAGGACGTTCCGGTCAAACCGTTTGTTTCTAATGAAGTTATTTATTTGAATGCCATCCAAGAAGAACAATATATTATCACACCCGCCACAGCCACCCTTGATGAAGACGGGTGTTTTCTTTCCGGGACATTAGAAGCCCGCATTCATAGCAATCCGGGTTTTGCCAGTCCCGAAGAAATTGATTTTATTGATGTTTCGCCCAAGCAAATTGTCAGCGTGGCCACATCTCTTATACCATTTTTAGAACACGATGATGCCGTTCGAGCTTTAATGGGGACCAATATGCAGCGTCAGGCTGTGGCCTGCATTAAGTCCGAGGCGCCTATTGTGGGCACCGGAGTCGAGGGTCGGGCAGCCAGGGATTCTGGTTATATCGTTATTGCCGAGGAGGATGGCGAGGTTGTTAAAGTGGATGGTTCGGAAATTATAGTCCAGGAAAAAAGCAACAAGAAAAAATCGTATCAGCTGGCCAAATTTATTCGTCTGAACGCTTCTACTTGTCTTAACCAAAAACCACTAGTAGATAAGGGCGACAAAGTTAACATCGGGGATGTTTTGGCCGACGGGCCATGTTGCGATAAAGGAGAATTGGCCCTGGGTCAGAATATTTTATGCGCTTTTATGTCCTGGGAGGGCGGAAATTACGAAGATGCTATTTTGATATCTGATAATTTGGTGCGGTCTGACAGTTTTTCATCAATCCATATTGAAGACTACTCCACTGATATCCGTGATACCAAGCTTGGCGCCGAGGTAGTGACGAATGATATCCCCAATGTAAGTGAAGAGAAGCTTAAAAATTTAGACGAAGAAGGTATTATTATACTGGGAGCAGAAGTTAGAAGCGGTGATATTTTGGTTGGTAAAATTACTCCCAAGGGCGAGACTGAACTTTCTGCCGAAGAAAAACTTTTGCGAGCCATTTTTGGCGACAAGGCCAAGGACGTTAGAGACAGTTCTTTGTATTTAGAGCATGGTGAGCACGGCAAGGTTGTGGGGATAAAAGTTTTTTCCCGAGAAATGGGCGACAAATTGCCTTCGGGCGTGATTAAAACGATCCAAGTTTCTGTTGCGCGGCTGCGCCGGGTTCAGGCCGGTGATAAAATGGCTGGTCGTCACGGTAATAAAGGTGTTATTTCCAGAATTGTCCCCCAGGAAGATATGCCCCATCTGCCCGATGGCACCCCGATGGATATTGTTTTGAGTCCTTTGGGCGTGGCCTCGCGTATGAACCTTGGTCAAATTTTAGAGACTCACTTAGGCATTGCAGCCAAAATTTTAGGTTATCGGGTAGCAAGCCCGGTTTTAGATGGTGTGGCCGAAGATGTGATCAAGGTCGAACTAAAAAAAGCCGGCCTTCCCCAGGACGGTAAAATTCAATTATACGATGGCCGGACCGGCGAAGCTTTTAAAGAAAGAACCACTGTTGGTTATATTTATATGATGAAGCTGAACCACTTGGTTGAGGACAAAGTTCATCAGCGCTCTATTGGCCCTTATTCTTTGATTACCCAGCAGCCTTTAGGCGGTAAAGCCCAGTTTGGGGGTCAGCGATTTGGAGAGATGGAAGTTTGGGCTCTTGAAGGCTATGGCGCGGCCTATACTTTGCAGGAAATTTTGACTATTAAAAGTGATGATGTGGCTGGCCGAAGCCGAGCATATGAGGCTGTGATTAAAGGCCATCCGATCGAACGGATTAGTTTGCCAGAGTCATTTAATGTGCTGGTGCGAGAACTCAAAGGGCTTGGTTTGGATGTGCAGTTGATTAAGGATGGGGCGACTGGCGATAGTGCAAAGGTAAGGAGCAGGGGAAGAAGGTCGTAAAAAATTGTTAAATTGTTACATTGTTTGAT
Encoded here:
- a CDS encoding peptidoglycan bridge formation glycyltransferase FemA/FemB family protein — its product is MQISEISDKTQWNSHIGSLQKSQFLQSYEWGEFQKSMGRKVWRLGTEQDGKLIDTAQVIKHDLPLGKSYLYMPRVVMSHEESVIRELEKIAKQENSIFLKIEPVNQLSIINLPAGRQGYQLSIAKPIQPQTTLYLDLTHSEQEILSSLRQKTRYNIRLAEKRGVTVKESNNINEFFKLNRETSKRDKFKSHPDKYYQKMYNILGNYQLSIINYQCRLKLFTAYYKDKPLSTNIVILFGDTATYTHGASSNENRNIMAPYLLQWEIIKYAKSQNYKWYDFWGINPSDKNLSNLKARFANLAFRETWFNPSWQGITRFKRGFVSEKTGQEITYPNCYDLIFQPKWYKLYKIAKYFKI
- the ruvA gene encoding Holliday junction branch migration protein RuvA; this encodes MISYLSGKIQSKDLKSLCVNVGGIGYRVYATLRILDKTVIGQEVELYTHLNVREDALELYGFENIEELELFTKLISVSGIGPKSALGVFTIAKAMEIKQAIANGDPALLTRVSGIGKKTADRIIVELRNKIGEIKISGQEYGNLAPSDADAIDALIGLGYSRQQAVESLRQSGEGSVEDRLRQALKILGKK
- a CDS encoding U32 family peptidase C-terminal domain-containing protein, with amino-acid sequence MTPELLAPAGNLKKLKYAIAFGADAVYLGAPGFSLRARINEFTSAKIKQGIEYAHARGVKVYITLNIFAHNHHLKKLPSHLKQLNHQASSFRPDALIISDPGILTYVKKHFPKIKIILSTQANVTNWQSAKFWYEQGVKRIILARELTLKEITEIHKRVPKLELECFVHGAMCMSYSGRCLLSKWINNREANLGDCSHPCRWSYDIKTLKHKNIKTNDEFILSEKGHPDIEMMVKQGEEGSYVLNSRDLCLIKHLDQLKKAGVYSFKIEGRTKSIYYLSTVTRAYRRVLDRLESPAQAMKDLNKLQTRGYSYGFLFGRERVEQNDERSHEKINWEFAGEVIDSLPINKKGSKRLPSFKTNILVHNTLCINDKIEFIPPKGKVVKMILKKMWNSQGKEIQEAHGGRNQKVMIESNITFPKMAIIRRKL
- the uvrB gene encoding excinuclease ABC subunit UvrB, whose protein sequence is MKFKLQSKFKPTGDQPQAIKKLTQGLQKGYRDQTLLGVTGSGKTFTMANVIQNIQKPTLVISHNKTLAAQLASEFQEFFPENAVHYFVSYYDYYQPEAYIPRSDTYIAKDSSINEEIDRLRHAATQSLLTRSDVIVVASVSCIYGLGSPEHYEGISLSLRQGQKIKRDDVLRELTEMYYKRNDIGFNRGTFRVRGDVLDIYPSNAIGEYVRLELFGDRIDRIKYLDELTLKETKKLVTSNKKQGTTVTVFPASHFVTYKDEFKKIAQEIQEELKDRIKYFKKNNKLLEAQRIEQRTKFDLEMMKETGYCAGIENYSRYLDGRQPGQPPFVLLDYFIHAHDDFLIFIDESHMTVPQIGGMHAGDRARKTVLIDYGFRLPSALDNRPLNFSEFDKRIKQVIYVSATPREYEITQSKQTVEQLIRPTGLIDPTIEVKPIKNQIDDLMEQIRQRVAKKQRVLVTTLTKRLAEDLSEYLREAGIKVQYLHSEIGTFERLDILRDLRLGKYDVVVGINLLREGLDLPEVSLIVILDADKEGFLRNDISLIQTMGRAARHQDGHVIMYADRMTGSMKTAMQETNRRRRTQEKYNQKHGIVPATIQKEIKKERFAPERALPLDSLRSLEISASPRELVELIKDLEDQMELAAKNLEFERAAVIRDEIGVLKKVIK
- the truB gene encoding tRNA pseudouridine(55) synthase TruB yields the protein MVNNVNKFGFLLINKPPGPTSHDIIDELREITNIRKIGHAGTLDPFASGLLIVAVGREATRQISEFVKLDKKYVARLRLGYVSDTYDRTGVIKDIVNRVNKMVNKVNNLKHPKLSEIKSALQGFLGEQLQVPPMFSAKKVKGKKLYELARAGKEVEREPVKINIYELSLIKYDYPYLTIDAHCSSGTYIRTIAHDIGQRLGIGAYLKELKRTQIGEYELRNAVELKGLTKENFSQFLFLL
- a CDS encoding DNA-directed RNA polymerase subunit beta, translated to MSSNNKTIERKVFTKNRDALPLPDLIEVQKDAYKWFFDQGLKELFEEINPIKDFIGRDLELYFLDYFLDEPKFDERTAKDRNVTYEASLRVMTKLVNKRSGEIKEQEIYLGDFPLMTKRGTFIINGVERVVVSQLIRSPGVFFTGEIVRGRRLYGAKIIPNRGAWLEFETDANNVIWVRIDRKRKIAVTSLLRAFGYASDEEILNLFSSITRPNSASHQEGEETENKEKVFSGDDFITATIEKDLTKNKEEGLIEVYRRIRPGDLATADNAKQLIYAMFFNFNRYDFGRVGRYKINQRFGFDIENNKETRILRREDLTAVIKEIIRLNITQEEPDDIDHLGNRRVRANGELVQNKLRVGLARMERIIKDRMSTLDVTTITPNQLVNARPVIGVVREFFMSSQLSQFLDQTNPLAELEHKRRLSVMGPGGLSRERAGFEVRDVHRTHYGRICPIATPEGPNIGLVGHLSSYARLNEYGFLETPYRRVVKRVPNKSQNVQGKIARGDIKDQNDGIIVKSGERITAEQSKAISSQGRKDVPVKPFVSNEVIYLNAIQEEQYIITPATATLDEDGCFLSGTLEARIHSNPGFASPEEIDFIDVSPKQIVSVATSLIPFLEHDDAVRALMGTNMQRQAVACIKSEAPIVGTGVEGRAARDSGYIVIAEEDGEVVKVDGSEIIVQEKSNKKKSYQLAKFIRLNASTCLNQKPLVDKGDKVNIGDVLADGPCCDKGELALGQNILCAFMSWEGGNYEDAILISDNLVRSDSFSSIHIEDYSTDIRDTKLGAEVVTNDIPNVSEEKLKNLDEEGIIILGAEVRSGDILVGKITPKGETELSAEEKLLRAIFGDKAKDVRDSSLYLEHGEHGKVVGIKVFSREMGDKLPSGVIKTIQVSVARLRRVQAGDKMAGRHGNKGVISRIVPQEDMPHLPDGTPMDIVLSPLGVASRMNLGQILETHLGIAAKILGYRVASPVLDGVAEDVIKVELKKAGLPQDGKIQLYDGRTGEAFKERTTVGYIYMMKLNHLVEDKVHQRSIGPYSLITQQPLGGKAQFGGQRFGEMEVWALEGYGAAYTLQEILTIKSDDVAGRSRAYEAVIKGHPIERISLPESFNVLVRELKGLGLDVQLIKDGATGDSAKVRSRGRRS